TCTCGCGGGCCAGCGCGTAGGCGGCCGGCAGCAGCTCCTCCGGGGCGACCACGTCCTGCACCACGCCGATCCGCGCGGCCGTGGCCGCGTCGATACGGCGGCCGGTCAGCGCCAGGAGCTTGGCCCAGCCGCTGCCGGCCTCACGGGCCAGGCGCATCTCGCCGCCGGCGTCGACCGCCATCCCGATCGTGGCCTCCGGCAGGGCGAAGACCGCGTCGGCGGCGGCCAGGCGGATGTCGCACATCAGCGCCAGCTCGAAGCCGAAGCCGAGACAGTACCCGTGCACGGCCGCGACGATCGGCTGGGGCAGCGTGGCGAAGGCACGGAACTGCTCGTGCACCCACCGCAGCCCCTCGGCGAAGTTGCGGGCACGTTCGGCCTGCGAACGGCCGGTGATGCGGTCCTCCGGCAGCCCCAGGTCCACGCCGGCACAGAAGGCCCGGCCGGAGCCGCGCACCACCAGGACCCTGATCCGATCGTCGAACCGGATCCGGGCGGCCAGGCGTGCCAACTGCCGGGAGGCTTCCCAGCTCCAGGCGTTCAGTTTCTCGGGGCGGTCCAGTACCAGCGTCGCGACGCCTTCACCCTCGCCGGGCTCCAACCGCAGCTGCCACTCGTGTTCCGGCAGAACCGGTTCGGTCCGGAACCTGATATCTGACACACCGTCAGGTTAGCGAACGGCGTGTCGTACCCGGAAGAGCGGCCGCATACAGTT
This window of the Catenulispora sp. MAP5-51 genome carries:
- a CDS encoding enoyl-CoA hydratase/isomerase family protein; the protein is MSDIRFRTEPVLPEHEWQLRLEPGEGEGVATLVLDRPEKLNAWSWEASRQLARLAARIRFDDRIRVLVVRGSGRAFCAGVDLGLPEDRITGRSQAERARNFAEGLRWVHEQFRAFATLPQPIVAAVHGYCLGFGFELALMCDIRLAAADAVFALPEATIGMAVDAGGEMRLAREAGSGWAKLLALTGRRIDAATAARIGVVQDVVAPEELLPAAYALAREIAANAPLAVQAIKRSVDTFADRGLHEAMGQAALLAATTFISEDAPVGYAAKAARRTAEFEGK